In Vespa velutina chromosome 1, iVesVel2.1, whole genome shotgun sequence, the genomic stretch tatcataattataaaaaattttatattatgaattaattcgATGACTGCGATACAATTctaaagaaaagtatattgaGAGCCATATGGCAAAAAGATTGTTCGAAAAACCCATTCAATGGATTAAGAcgtcataaaattataatcgatttattttatatcgtattcattaatttcatctATCAAAATATAACACGCTCATATGAATTATACCTTTTAAATTACAAGATACTTCAAAGttcacaaatatattatacttatatgtgcaatacatatatatcagttGAAGAGAAGGTCTAGCGAGGACAGCCAAGTAGCTGTCATTTGAATACTTCATTTCTTCGAAAGTCGTAAAGGATTTGTCCCAGTTAGTTGTAGGAAAAAGTCGATGTTGAAACTTGGCTGGATACATTAGTAACTGCATCAACAGTAGTAGAATAACATAACCACTAGTAAGCTAGTTTTCGTCGAGTATCTCACGTAAGGATGAGAATGATGAATAGTAGCTTGAAAAAAGTTTGGCACGGTCCTGGTTAAACGTGGCATTCGAATATAGAAGATAACCAAGTCATCCtgacatttttgttttttacttttctttctcttctttttctttccttccttttttcgctttttctttttcttttgtattcctttctctcttaagtCTATTTGAAGCGTGCTGATTACAACGTCATTTTGGTCAACTGGGTAAGACTGGCGACGTTACCATGGTATCACACGGCTGTCGAAAACACAAGACTAATTGGTCCCCATGTAGCACGTATGATCAGCTGGTTGGATGCCCAGAAAGCGGTTCCATTATCAAAAATTCATGTTATTGGATTCAGTTTGGGTGCCGAGGTAGCCGGATTCATGGGCAAGGCTTTAGCTCCACGTTTGGTAGGTAAACTCTAGTATAATTGAGATAAATAATCGAGTAGATATGGACTAGTTTAGAGGCGAGTTTAGATTGGAACGTGacagtataaaagaaaattacgatcgAATTGATCGATCGGCACGAtcgtatcgaataaatataccAACAaagattctttattaaaaagacTGCGGATTCGATTTATATGCAAATAAGCTTTAACACTTTGATAATTCATTGTCCAGTAAAATGTGCCTTTGCCTTGATGGGTTGTAGGTCGGAAGAATAACCGGATTGGACGCTGCTTATCCGTTGTATATGAATACCGGAAGAGAAGGTCACTTGACATCTACCGACGCGGCTTTCGTCGACGTTATTCATACTGACGGCGGAATCTTTGGATTTCCAAATCCTTTAGGTCATGCTGACTTTTATCCTAACGGTGGTAAACCACCGCAGCCTGGATGTAGCCTTGGGAATATCCTTCGTCGCGGTTTTATGTTACTTatcagagaaaaaagtaaatacaaTATCCTATCGTACTGTGAACATGTTATCATCTAAGATCTCGAACAAAAATCAAACTTCCacgatctttatttatttttcagtcACCTGTGGCCATTACCGAGCATGGATGTTATATGTCGAATCCGTTAGAAATCCCCTCGGATTTCCAGCCAGTCGTTGCCCAAGATGGAGACCGGAAATCCAAGCAAACTGCAGATGGACTCCGGACGCTCTCATGGGATTCGCTGTAGATCCGAAAACCAGAGGGAAGTATTACTTGAAGACGAACGAACGCTCTCCATTCGCACGAAATGCAACGggttacaatttttaaatggacgtttcattttcaacgaacgtaccttaaattattatagttttattattgtcattttgaTCTCAACGTATTTCGTTTAAGAGTACAAACTTAATGTTAAGTTACTTTTACATATCTTACGTTTAGATTAATACCCGACGAAACACgaggattgaaaaaaaaaaa encodes the following:
- the LOC124957781 gene encoding endothelial lipase; this encodes MAFPTGTCPLCCPIDLDRDVEYLLFTRRNPHVANVLSILNPLSLKRSNFDKRNPTVIYIHGYSESAPGESSNAVRDVYLKRADYNVILVNWVRLATLPWYHTAVENTRLIGPHVARMISWLDAQKAVPLSKIHVIGFSLGAEVAGFMGKALAPRLVGRITGLDAAYPLYMNTGREGHLTSTDAAFVDVIHTDGGIFGFPNPLGHADFYPNGGKPPQPGCSLGNILRRGFMLLIREKITCGHYRAWMLYVESVRNPLGFPASRCPRWRPEIQANCRWTPDALMGFAVDPKTRGKYYLKTNERSPFARNATGYNF